One Telluria mixta DNA window includes the following coding sequences:
- a CDS encoding CocE/NonD family hydrolase, which produces MTSHLVRLAPLVSALALAGFAHAQTAPQYSELPSETPAEFKAPDAGFNYVKQTVMIPMRDGTKLNTIIIVPKGVQNAPILLTRTPYDASSLVNHSDSSDLETILTGYDNAADVIAGEGYIRVVQDVRGKYGSEGDYVMNRPLHGPLNPTPVDHSTDTYDTIDWLTKNVPETNGRVGIIGISYDGFLPLMALVNPHPALKVAVPMNPMVDDWMGDDWFHNGAFRQINMSYMLEQVVTRANTAKWPITHYDDYDMYLRAGSAGALGRERGLEQSGFWNKVVAHPAYDAFWQQQAMDRILASRPVTVPTLLVHSYWDAEDIYGAIAVWKAIKPHDTGNNVFLSLGPWSHGGAIGDGATLGTLKFGSDTALYWRQQVLRPFLARYLKGDAGVPAIPTVTAFETGTNKWRNLTAWPGGAIEPVALRLAANQKAVLGGAADAKGYDEYVSDPAKPVPFRQRPIPPYGYDEAKGQTWPRWLVDDQREASGRTDVATFVSDVLTAPVKISGEPVAHLVASTSGTDSDWVVKLIDVYPDQVGSQPALGGYQLMVAGDIFRGRYREGFDNPKALAPNKALAYRFGLPTANHVFLPGHRIMVQVQSSWFPLYDRNPQTFVPNIFFAQPGDYRKATQRIYHSSYVELPLVKAAP; this is translated from the coding sequence ATGACGTCACACCTGGTTCGCCTCGCTCCCCTCGTCAGCGCCCTGGCGCTCGCCGGGTTCGCCCACGCGCAGACGGCCCCGCAATATTCCGAACTTCCTTCCGAGACCCCGGCCGAATTCAAGGCGCCCGACGCCGGCTTCAACTACGTGAAGCAAACGGTGATGATCCCGATGCGCGACGGGACGAAGCTGAACACCATCATCATCGTGCCGAAGGGTGTGCAGAACGCGCCCATCCTGCTCACGCGTACGCCGTACGATGCGTCCAGCCTCGTGAACCACTCGGACAGTTCGGACCTGGAGACGATCCTGACGGGCTACGACAACGCGGCCGACGTCATCGCCGGGGAAGGCTATATCCGCGTCGTGCAGGACGTGCGCGGCAAGTACGGCTCCGAGGGCGACTACGTGATGAACCGCCCGCTGCATGGCCCGCTGAACCCGACGCCCGTCGACCATTCGACCGACACGTACGACACGATCGACTGGCTGACGAAGAACGTCCCGGAGACGAACGGCCGCGTGGGCATCATCGGCATTTCGTACGACGGCTTCCTGCCGCTGATGGCGCTCGTGAATCCGCACCCGGCGCTGAAGGTCGCGGTGCCGATGAACCCGATGGTGGACGACTGGATGGGCGACGACTGGTTCCACAACGGCGCCTTCCGGCAGATCAATATGTCGTACATGCTCGAACAGGTCGTCACGCGCGCCAACACGGCCAAGTGGCCCATCACGCACTACGACGACTACGACATGTACCTGCGGGCCGGCTCGGCGGGCGCACTGGGCCGCGAACGGGGCCTGGAACAGAGCGGCTTCTGGAATAAGGTCGTCGCGCATCCGGCGTACGACGCTTTCTGGCAGCAGCAGGCGATGGACAGGATCCTGGCGAGTCGACCCGTCACGGTGCCGACCCTCCTGGTGCACAGTTATTGGGACGCGGAAGACATCTATGGCGCCATCGCCGTGTGGAAGGCTATCAAGCCGCACGATACGGGAAACAACGTGTTCCTGTCGCTGGGCCCGTGGTCGCATGGCGGCGCGATCGGCGACGGCGCCACGCTCGGCACTTTGAAATTCGGCAGCGACACGGCGCTGTACTGGCGCCAGCAGGTCTTGAGGCCGTTCCTCGCGCGCTACCTGAAGGGCGATGCCGGCGTGCCCGCGATTCCGACGGTCACCGCGTTCGAGACGGGCACGAACAAGTGGCGCAACCTCACGGCGTGGCCCGGCGGCGCCATCGAACCTGTCGCGCTGCGCCTGGCCGCCAACCAGAAGGCCGTGCTCGGCGGCGCGGCCGATGCGAAAGGCTACGACGAATACGTGTCCGATCCGGCCAAGCCGGTGCCGTTCCGCCAGCGCCCGATCCCGCCGTACGGCTACGACGAAGCGAAGGGCCAGACGTGGCCGCGCTGGCTCGTCGACGACCAGCGCGAGGCGTCGGGCCGCACGGACGTCGCGACGTTCGTGTCCGACGTGCTGACGGCGCCCGTGAAAATCAGCGGCGAGCCGGTCGCGCACCTCGTCGCGTCGACGAGCGGCACCGATTCGGACTGGGTCGTGAAGCTGATCGACGTGTACCCGGACCAGGTGGGATCGCAGCCGGCGCTGGGCGGCTACCAGCTGATGGTGGCGGGCGACATCTTCCGCGGCCGCTACCGCGAAGGGTTCGACAATCCGAAGGCGCTGGCGCCGAACAAGGCATTGGCGTACCGCTTTGGCCTGCCGACGGCGAACCACGTGTTCCTGCCCGGCCACCGCATCATGGTGCAGGTGCAGTCGAGCTGGTTCCCGCTGTACGACCGCAATCCGCAGACCTTCGTACCGAACATCTTCTTTGCCCAGCCGGGCGACTACAGGAAGGCCACGCAGCGCATCTACCACAGCAGCTACGTCGAACTGCCCCTCGTGAAAGCCGCGCCATGA
- a CDS encoding GFA family protein encodes MTDGLRTWHGSCHCGAVRFAADIDFTRGTIRCNCSLCTKQRNWAAIVPAAAFRLLQGNGALTEYRCNTRTERHLFCGACGIRPFGTGTSPRWGDYVAVSVHCLDDLPADARAALPVTYLNGRDDDWNHPPADVRNI; translated from the coding sequence ATGACGGACGGCCTGCGCACCTGGCACGGCAGCTGCCATTGCGGCGCCGTGCGCTTCGCGGCGGATATCGACTTCACGCGCGGTACGATCCGCTGCAACTGCTCGCTGTGCACCAAGCAGAGAAACTGGGCCGCGATCGTGCCCGCGGCTGCATTCCGCCTCCTGCAGGGCAACGGCGCGCTGACGGAATACCGCTGCAACACCCGTACGGAGCGCCACCTGTTCTGCGGCGCGTGCGGCATCCGGCCGTTCGGCACGGGGACGTCGCCGCGCTGGGGCGATTACGTCGCCGTCAGCGTACACTGCCTGGACGACCTGCCGGCCGACGCACGCGCGGCACTGCCCGTCACATACCTGAACGGGCGCGACGACGACTGGAATCACCCCCCGGCCGACGTGCGCAATATATAA
- the htpX gene encoding protease HtpX, which translates to MKRILLFLATNLAIMLVLGITASLLGVNQYLTAKGLNFGALLVFAGLMGFGGAFISLWMSKPIAKWTTGARVIAQPSNPTERWLLDTVARQAQKAGIAMPEVAIYEGAPNAFATGATKNASLVAVSTGLLTSMTHDEVEAVLAHEVAHVANGDMVTLTLIQGVVNTFVIFLARVVAYFVDQFLRRDGEERGPGIAFTITSVVCDLLFGLVASIIVAWFSRQREYRADRGAAQIMGTPRPMIAALRRLGGLDHADLPKNLAASGIAGGGVLALFSSHPSCEDRIAALQQA; encoded by the coding sequence ATGAAACGCATCCTGCTTTTCCTTGCCACTAACCTCGCCATCATGCTCGTGCTTGGCATTACGGCGAGCCTGCTGGGCGTTAACCAATACCTGACGGCGAAGGGCCTGAACTTCGGCGCCCTGCTCGTCTTCGCCGGCCTGATGGGCTTCGGCGGTGCCTTCATTTCGCTGTGGATGTCGAAGCCCATCGCGAAATGGACCACGGGTGCGCGCGTGATCGCGCAACCCTCGAACCCCACCGAGCGCTGGCTGCTCGACACCGTCGCGCGCCAGGCGCAGAAGGCCGGCATCGCGATGCCGGAAGTCGCGATCTACGAAGGCGCGCCGAACGCGTTCGCCACCGGCGCGACGAAGAACGCGTCGCTCGTCGCCGTGTCGACGGGCCTGCTGACGTCGATGACGCACGATGAAGTGGAAGCGGTGCTGGCGCACGAAGTGGCGCACGTCGCGAACGGCGACATGGTGACGCTCACCTTGATCCAGGGCGTGGTGAACACGTTCGTGATCTTCCTGGCGCGCGTCGTCGCCTACTTTGTGGACCAGTTCCTGCGCCGCGACGGCGAGGAGCGCGGCCCCGGCATCGCGTTCACGATCACGTCGGTCGTGTGCGACCTGCTGTTCGGCCTCGTGGCCAGCATCATCGTGGCCTGGTTCTCGCGCCAGCGCGAATACCGTGCCGACCGCGGCGCCGCCCAGATCATGGGCACGCCCCGTCCGATGATCGCCGCGCTCCGTCGCCTGGGCGGCCTGGATCACGCCGACCTGCCGAAGAACCTGGCCGCATCGGGCATCGCCGGCGGCGGCGTGCTGGCCCTGTTCAGCAGCCACCCGTCGTGCGAGGACCGCATCGCGGCCTTGCAGCAGGCATGA
- a CDS encoding AI-2E family transporter: protein MTDRRASRLLVPALFALALAVLLQHFLGALAWAGLLAVITWPAHVHLQRRGWPPSASAAFLVGLLILGFVGPGILLLNTLGGELAGVQRLLARANETGIPVPAWIAHLPMVAEHAVQWWNEHLAQPGGLNRLVGSAAGDVAPHLTGAARLWGSTILANALYLFLALLTLFVLYLHGPAAIRHVDTAGMRALPRQYPMLRRVFPLSVRGTALGLVSVAILEGCVLGAAYAIAGAPAPALLGVLTGYFALVPGGAPLSFSLVSLLLLGQGHSGAALGLFCWGAFELFLVDKFIRPKLIGRRVNLPFLAVLFGLLGGVSTLGVIGLFVGPFMMAILFEWLRDNTAFNTNSPLEPDSSSRANETNSAPTGQRDNTN, encoded by the coding sequence ATGACGGACCGGCGCGCGTCCAGGCTTCTCGTGCCGGCGCTGTTCGCGCTGGCGCTGGCCGTCCTCCTGCAGCACTTCCTCGGCGCGCTGGCCTGGGCCGGCCTGCTCGCCGTGATCACCTGGCCCGCGCACGTCCACCTGCAGCGCCGCGGCTGGCCGCCTTCCGCCAGCGCGGCCTTCCTCGTGGGCCTGCTGATCCTCGGTTTCGTCGGTCCGGGTATCCTGTTGCTGAATACGCTGGGCGGCGAACTGGCCGGCGTGCAGCGCCTCCTTGCTCGCGCCAACGAGACGGGCATCCCCGTCCCCGCCTGGATCGCGCACCTGCCGATGGTGGCCGAACACGCGGTCCAGTGGTGGAACGAGCACCTTGCCCAGCCCGGCGGCCTGAATCGCCTCGTCGGCAGCGCGGCCGGCGACGTCGCCCCGCACCTGACGGGCGCCGCGCGCCTGTGGGGCTCGACGATCCTCGCGAACGCGCTGTACCTGTTCCTCGCCCTGCTCACCCTGTTCGTGCTGTACCTGCACGGCCCCGCCGCCATCCGCCACGTCGACACGGCCGGCATGCGTGCGCTGCCGCGCCAGTATCCGATGCTGCGCCGCGTGTTCCCCCTGTCCGTGCGCGGCACGGCGCTGGGCCTCGTCTCCGTCGCCATCCTGGAAGGCTGCGTGCTCGGCGCCGCCTACGCCATCGCGGGCGCGCCGGCGCCGGCGCTGCTGGGCGTGCTCACGGGGTATTTCGCGCTCGTGCCGGGCGGCGCGCCGCTGTCGTTCTCGCTCGTCTCGCTGCTGCTCCTGGGCCAGGGCCATTCCGGCGCCGCGCTCGGCCTGTTCTGCTGGGGCGCGTTCGAGCTGTTCCTCGTCGATAAATTCATCCGCCCGAAGCTGATCGGCCGGCGCGTGAACCTGCCGTTCCTCGCCGTGCTGTTCGGCCTCCTCGGCGGCGTCTCGACCCTGGGCGTCATTGGCCTGTTCGTGGGTCCGTTCATGATGGCGATTCTGTTCGAATGGCTGCGCGACAATACCGCTTTTAATACCAATTCCCCGCTCGAACCGGACAGCTCAAGCAGAGCGAACGAGACCAATTCTGCACCTACCGGGCAGCGCGACAATACCAATTAA
- a CDS encoding BadF/BadG/BcrA/BcrD ATPase family protein, with the protein MIDYLIGVDGGGTGTRVRLARFSPQGFVELAQGSSGPSGLGLGIARAWAAVQDAVAQAFATAGIEQPTLDRIAIGLGLAGVHNGQWAQAFVDADPGYAALRLETDAFTTLLGAHSGNPGAIVAIGTGSVGEVLLPDGTRREVGGWGFPAGDEASGGWIGLAAINHIEQVLDGRRPGSAFADAVIDACGGNRAAIQVWLGQATQTTYAALAPLVLQHADDPVAHTILTKAGEEAAAIARALDPDGSLPLALCGGLGSALRDWLPPALAARARAPEGDSARGALRLIELYLRELHLAA; encoded by the coding sequence ATGATCGACTATCTCATCGGCGTCGACGGCGGCGGCACCGGCACCCGCGTGCGCCTCGCACGGTTTTCTCCCCAAGGTTTCGTCGAACTGGCCCAGGGCAGCAGCGGCCCGTCCGGCCTGGGGCTCGGCATCGCCCGCGCCTGGGCGGCCGTCCAGGATGCCGTCGCCCAGGCCTTCGCCACGGCCGGCATCGAACAACCCACGCTTGACCGCATCGCCATCGGCCTGGGCCTCGCCGGCGTGCACAACGGCCAATGGGCGCAGGCGTTCGTGGACGCCGATCCCGGCTACGCCGCGCTGCGCCTCGAAACGGATGCGTTTACGACCCTGCTCGGTGCGCACAGCGGCAACCCCGGCGCCATCGTCGCCATCGGCACCGGCAGCGTCGGCGAAGTGCTGCTGCCGGACGGCACGCGGCGCGAAGTGGGCGGCTGGGGCTTCCCGGCCGGCGACGAAGCGAGCGGCGGCTGGATCGGCCTCGCCGCCATCAACCACATCGAACAGGTGCTCGACGGACGCCGCCCAGGCAGCGCGTTCGCCGATGCCGTCATCGATGCCTGCGGCGGCAACCGCGCCGCGATCCAGGTCTGGCTGGGCCAGGCCACGCAGACGACGTACGCCGCGCTCGCACCCCTCGTGCTGCAGCATGCGGACGACCCGGTCGCGCACACCATCCTGACGAAGGCCGGCGAAGAAGCGGCCGCCATCGCCCGCGCGCTCGACCCGGACGGCAGCCTGCCGCTCGCGCTGTGCGGCGGCCTGGGCAGCGCCCTGCGCGATTGGCTTCCGCCCGCACTCGCGGCCCGCGCCCGCGCGCCGGAAGGCGATTCCGCGCGCGGGGCACTCCGCTTGATTGAGCTTTACCTGCGCGAGCTGCACCTCGCGGCATGA
- the nagA gene encoding N-acetylglucosamine-6-phosphate deacetylase, whose amino-acid sequence MQGNILTPDGWIRGRIVIEDGATTIAAIEGDAADPGANADDYILPGFIDLHVHGGAGRDMMEGGDAPHVIARLHAKHGTTSLLATTMTAPLDDIDRALTAIGTACAERGKGEARILGVHLEGPYINSGKLGAQPPFAREATMTEVERFNAQAPMRLITVAPEIDGHLALVRQLADAGIRVQIGHTNGNYDDGVRALEHGAAGFTHLFNAMPGLHHRDPGMVGAALAHAQYAEIIPDLLHVHPGAIKTALRCIPHLYCVTDSTAAAGMPDGQYMLGRQVVHKCMGGVRLADGTLAGSTLTMDQALRNLVSIGLDLADAARRVSTNAADYLGETRRGRIAPGCFADLVVLDRDLNLKTVYIEGEQCDLADA is encoded by the coding sequence ATGCAAGGCAACATCCTGACCCCGGACGGCTGGATCCGCGGGCGCATCGTCATCGAAGACGGCGCCACGACCATCGCCGCCATCGAAGGCGACGCGGCCGATCCGGGCGCCAATGCCGACGACTACATCCTGCCCGGCTTCATCGACCTGCACGTGCACGGCGGCGCGGGACGCGACATGATGGAAGGCGGCGACGCGCCGCACGTCATCGCGCGCCTGCATGCGAAGCACGGCACGACGAGCCTGCTGGCCACGACGATGACGGCGCCGCTGGACGACATCGACCGGGCGCTCACCGCCATCGGCACCGCGTGCGCGGAGCGCGGCAAGGGCGAAGCGCGCATCCTCGGCGTGCACCTGGAAGGCCCGTACATCAACTCGGGCAAGCTGGGCGCGCAGCCGCCGTTCGCGCGCGAGGCGACGATGACAGAGGTCGAGCGTTTCAACGCGCAGGCACCGATGCGCCTGATCACCGTCGCGCCCGAGATCGACGGCCACCTCGCGCTCGTGCGCCAGCTGGCCGACGCCGGCATCCGCGTGCAGATCGGCCACACGAACGGCAATTACGACGACGGCGTGCGCGCGCTGGAACACGGCGCGGCCGGTTTCACGCACCTGTTCAACGCGATGCCGGGCCTGCACCACCGCGATCCCGGCATGGTCGGCGCGGCGCTTGCGCATGCGCAGTACGCGGAGATCATCCCCGACCTGCTGCACGTGCATCCGGGCGCCATCAAGACGGCGCTGCGCTGCATCCCGCACCTGTACTGCGTGACGGATTCCACGGCCGCCGCCGGCATGCCGGACGGCCAGTACATGCTGGGCCGCCAGGTCGTCCACAAATGCATGGGCGGCGTGCGCCTCGCGGACGGCACCTTGGCCGGCAGCACGCTGACGATGGACCAGGCGCTGCGCAACCTCGTCTCGATCGGCCTCGACCTCGCCGACGCCGCGCGGCGCGTATCGACCAACGCCGCCGACTACCTGGGCGAGACGCGCCGCGGCCGCATCGCGCCGGGCTGCTTCGCCGACCTCGTCGTCCTCGACCGCGACCTGAACCTGAAAACCGTTTATATCGAAGGAGAACAGTGTGACCTCGCTGATGCTTGA
- a CDS encoding SIS domain-containing protein: MLEEAVSAADCVALQLAHDADRYAALGHHLRNASFHNAVTVARGSSDHASSYLAYLIMARMGRLVTSLPMSLLTLYKAPLQAAGTLAVSISQSGQSPDVVEPIRYFRQGGATTVALVNDIDSPLAREAEWALPLRAGMEQSVAATKSFITSLTAGARLVAEWQQDAELKDGLAALPDALRRAAQADWSAALDVLAPARNIMVVGRGISFPIALEAALKFKETSALQAEAFSGAEIKHGPMALIDEGYPLLIFATRGPAQAGLVALADEMRGRGARVLLAAPTDIASRDLDLPVSSCADLDPIVAINAFYVMAAHLSKARGLDPDKPRHLNKVTKTH; the protein is encoded by the coding sequence ATGCTTGAAGAAGCCGTGTCCGCGGCCGACTGCGTCGCCCTGCAGCTGGCGCACGACGCCGACCGCTACGCCGCGCTGGGCCACCACCTGCGCAACGCCTCCTTCCACAACGCGGTGACGGTGGCGCGCGGCAGTTCGGACCACGCATCCAGCTACCTCGCCTACCTGATCATGGCGCGCATGGGCCGTCTCGTGACGTCGCTGCCGATGTCGCTCCTCACGCTGTACAAGGCGCCGCTGCAGGCCGCGGGCACGCTTGCCGTATCGATCTCGCAGTCGGGCCAGAGTCCGGACGTCGTCGAACCGATCCGCTACTTCCGCCAGGGCGGCGCGACCACCGTCGCGCTCGTGAACGACATCGATTCGCCGCTCGCGCGCGAAGCCGAATGGGCGCTGCCGCTGCGCGCCGGGATGGAACAGAGCGTGGCCGCGACGAAGAGTTTCATTACGAGCCTGACGGCCGGCGCCCGCCTCGTCGCGGAATGGCAGCAGGACGCGGAACTGAAGGACGGCCTCGCCGCCCTGCCGGACGCGCTGCGCCGGGCCGCACAGGCCGACTGGTCGGCCGCGCTGGACGTGCTGGCGCCGGCGCGCAACATCATGGTCGTCGGCCGCGGCATCAGCTTCCCCATCGCGCTGGAAGCGGCGCTGAAATTCAAGGAGACGTCGGCGCTGCAGGCCGAGGCGTTTTCCGGCGCCGAGATCAAGCACGGCCCGATGGCGCTGATCGACGAGGGCTATCCCCTGCTGATCTTCGCCACGCGCGGCCCTGCGCAGGCGGGCCTCGTCGCGCTGGCCGACGAGATGCGCGGCCGCGGCGCGCGCGTGCTGCTCGCGGCGCCGACGGACATCGCCTCGCGCGACCTCGACCTGCCCGTATCGAGCTGCGCTGACCTGGACCCGATCGTCGCGATCAACGCGTTCTACGTGATGGCGGCGCACCTGTCGAAAGCGCGCGGGCTCGATCCCGACAAGCCGCGCCACCTGAACAAAGTCACGAAGACTCATTGA
- a CDS encoding glycoside hydrolase family 3 protein → MHTNDLLQLAGRLIMIRLFGTELDADTADFIRANRIRGACLFRQNMLDAAQLTRFTGDLKDAMGGDSLIALDQEGGAVVRALWVPPPPSAMALGAAGDETLARNVGAAVARAILAMGFNWNFAPVLDLNNNPRNPVIAERSFGADPDTATRLALAWMAGSDSEGVACCVKHFPGHGDTHVDSHRDLPTVDKPLPELERFEFAPFRTAAPHAPAVMTAHIVYPALDADNPATMSRAILHDLLRRQWGYDGVIITDGMDMHAIAHRYDAGDAAVNALMAGADMVMAIGSRDTQERTIAAIASAIDDGRLPLAEVQARLERLDRLARAHPAGATPYATEDADRALMADAWRRALTARGNPQRPAPGSKLRLVARQDVVSDGVSEAGVPASAIAAMLQSLFDVDLVTFADAETFDWSALPHDGRFTILASTSRRRYGPHARGTWTPDLHLALWNPYQALDFAAPALMTYGFAPPALDAVRAWLAGGIDAEGRCPVPGF, encoded by the coding sequence ATGCACACGAACGACCTTCTCCAACTGGCCGGCCGCCTGATCATGATCCGGCTGTTCGGCACGGAACTCGACGCCGACACGGCCGACTTCATCCGCGCCAACCGCATCCGCGGCGCGTGCCTGTTCCGCCAGAACATGCTCGATGCCGCGCAGCTGACGCGCTTCACGGGCGATTTGAAGGATGCGATGGGCGGAGACTCCCTGATCGCGCTCGACCAGGAAGGCGGCGCCGTCGTGCGCGCGCTGTGGGTGCCGCCGCCGCCGTCCGCGATGGCGCTCGGCGCGGCGGGCGACGAGACGCTGGCCCGCAACGTGGGCGCGGCCGTCGCGCGTGCGATCCTCGCCATGGGCTTCAACTGGAACTTCGCGCCCGTGCTCGACCTGAACAACAACCCGCGCAATCCCGTCATCGCCGAGCGCTCGTTCGGCGCCGATCCGGACACGGCGACGCGGCTGGCGCTCGCGTGGATGGCCGGGAGCGACAGCGAAGGCGTGGCGTGCTGCGTCAAGCACTTCCCCGGCCACGGCGACACGCACGTCGATTCGCACCGCGACCTGCCCACGGTCGACAAACCCTTGCCGGAACTGGAGCGCTTCGAATTCGCGCCATTCCGCACGGCCGCGCCGCACGCGCCGGCCGTGATGACGGCGCACATCGTCTACCCTGCCCTGGACGCCGACAATCCGGCCACGATGTCGCGCGCGATCCTGCACGATCTGCTGCGCAGGCAATGGGGCTACGACGGCGTGATCATCACGGACGGCATGGACATGCACGCGATCGCGCACCGGTACGACGCCGGCGACGCCGCCGTGAACGCGCTGATGGCCGGCGCGGACATGGTGATGGCGATCGGCAGCCGCGACACACAGGAACGCACCATTGCCGCGATCGCCTCCGCCATCGACGACGGCCGCCTGCCGCTGGCCGAGGTGCAGGCGCGCCTGGAACGCCTGGACCGCCTCGCGCGTGCACATCCGGCCGGCGCCACGCCGTATGCGACGGAAGACGCGGACCGGGCGCTGATGGCGGACGCGTGGCGCCGGGCGCTCACGGCACGCGGCAATCCGCAGCGGCCTGCGCCTGGCAGCAAGCTGCGCCTCGTCGCGCGCCAGGACGTCGTCAGCGATGGCGTGTCGGAAGCGGGCGTGCCCGCCAGCGCCATCGCGGCAATGCTGCAATCCCTGTTCGACGTCGACCTCGTCACGTTCGCGGATGCCGAGACGTTCGACTGGTCCGCGCTGCCGCACGACGGCCGCTTCACGATCCTCGCGTCGACCTCGCGCCGCCGCTACGGCCCGCACGCACGCGGCACGTGGACGCCGGACCTGCACCTCGCGCTGTGGAACCCGTACCAGGCCCTCGACTTCGCGGCGCCCGCGCTGATGACCTATGGCTTCGCACCGCCCGCGCTGGACGCGGTCCGGGCGTGGCTGGCGGGCGGGATCGACGCGGAAGGACGCTGCCCGGTGCCCGGCTTTTGA
- a CDS encoding tetratricopeptide repeat protein — translation MSQFRFARLAMMLAALGLNAAPALMHSASAQDKKAEAAAPKPDTVRPDLYKLLDPAQIKPLMDAKNYGEVKNRITQAEAFPDKTPYETYVLNRMKLSLGTSTGDDQMAIGALEAILASGKLPDADKGNFTQALATMYYNAKNYPKAIELYKQIQASGKSTDQINSALIRSYYLSGDFASALKAQEPVLQAAEQAGKTPTQEDLRLYASAANKVKDDAAYLRGLEKLAAYYPTDDFWMDLISRGIVRKPGFQDANIPDVLRLEFAAVKAMSSDAYTELAELALKDGFPTEAKKVVDAGFAAGVLGTGSGAAKDRQLRDRATKEAASDAKNIAAGEAGASKAKTGAGLVNLGWAYVTMDQFDKGIPFIQQGIAKGGLKSPDEAKLRLGMAYAKAGQKDKAIQTFQEVKAGGGLSDTAKYWILLLNHPAGAVAAK, via the coding sequence ATGTCCCAATTCCGTTTCGCCCGCCTTGCCATGATGCTGGCCGCCCTTGGCCTGAACGCCGCGCCGGCCCTGATGCACAGCGCGTCGGCGCAGGACAAGAAAGCCGAGGCCGCCGCGCCGAAGCCGGATACGGTCCGCCCGGATCTGTACAAGCTGCTCGACCCGGCCCAGATCAAGCCGCTGATGGACGCGAAGAACTATGGCGAGGTGAAGAACCGCATCACCCAAGCCGAAGCGTTCCCGGACAAGACGCCGTACGAGACCTATGTGCTGAATCGTATGAAGTTGTCGCTGGGCACGTCGACGGGTGACGACCAGATGGCGATCGGCGCCCTGGAAGCGATCCTGGCATCGGGCAAGTTGCCGGACGCGGACAAGGGGAACTTCACGCAGGCGCTGGCCACGATGTACTACAACGCCAAGAACTATCCGAAGGCGATCGAGCTGTACAAGCAGATCCAGGCATCGGGCAAGTCGACGGACCAGATCAATTCGGCGCTGATCCGCTCGTACTACCTGAGCGGCGACTTCGCGTCGGCGCTGAAAGCCCAGGAACCGGTGCTGCAGGCGGCGGAACAGGCCGGCAAGACGCCGACCCAGGAAGACCTGCGCCTGTACGCGTCGGCCGCGAACAAGGTCAAGGATGACGCCGCCTACCTGCGCGGCCTGGAAAAACTGGCCGCCTACTACCCGACCGACGATTTCTGGATGGACCTGATCAGCCGCGGCATCGTGCGCAAGCCGGGCTTCCAGGACGCCAACATCCCGGACGTGCTGCGCCTCGAATTCGCGGCCGTCAAGGCGATGTCGTCGGACGCCTACACGGAACTGGCCGAGCTGGCCCTGAAGGACGGCTTCCCGACCGAAGCGAAGAAAGTCGTCGACGCGGGCTTCGCGGCCGGCGTGCTGGGCACGGGCAGCGGCGCCGCCAAGGACCGCCAGCTGCGCGACCGCGCCACCAAGGAAGCTGCAAGCGATGCGAAAAACATCGCCGCGGGCGAAGCGGGCGCCAGCAAGGCCAAGACCGGCGCCGGCCTCGTCAACCTGGGCTGGGCCTACGTCACGATGGACCAGTTCGACAAGGGCATCCCCTTCATCCAGCAAGGTATCGCGAAGGGCGGCCTGAAGTCGCCTGACGAAGCCAAGCTGCGCCTGGGCATGGCCTACGCCAAAGCCGGCCAGAAGGACAAAGCCATCCAGACCTTCCAGGAAGTGAAAGCCGGCGGCGGCCTGTCCGACACGGCCAAGTACTGGATCCTGCTGCTGAACCACCCGGCGGGTGCGGTGGCAGCCAAGTAA